The uncultured Bacteroides sp. genomic sequence TAAAAAACTATTTAAATCTAATAAACGCAGATAATTTGTATGTCAAACTAAGTATTATATAAATGAAACATCCTGTCCATTAGCTTCCATTTCTCGGCGGATGAAGCTCCCGGCTCTGAAACCTGAAAGATAGACATGTATTCTTCCCATTCAACCTGTAAAGGCAAGGTGGCCAGTTTGTTCATGGCCGAATCCCAGTCGAAATCGAGTGGTGTTTCTACAATCATAAACAAGCATGTGCCCAATATGTATATTTCCATTTCAAGGATTCCTACCTCTCTGATTCCGTTAAGAATCTCTGGCCATGCTTCAGCTTCGCTGTGTCTTTTTCTATATTCGGCAATCAGCTCCGGATCATCTTTCAAATCAAGTGTCTGGCAATATCTCTTTACCGGTCCATTGTATTCCTGAACGCGATATCCTGTTTCTTTTGTTTCCATATTATTAATACCAAAAGGTTAGTTATTAATCTTCAGAACCAGCGGCATGTTTTTGGACTTCTGTTCTGGAAGAGTAACGATGAGTCCGCTACTGTCACGGGTAAACGATATTTTTCCGTGTCCCAATAGTTGTACTTTCTTAATCTCCTTGTCATAGTTAGGAGAATTGGCAGACAATGACTTGATAACAATTTTGCCATTCTCAGGCCACTCCATTACAATGGCATACAGTGTTCCTTTTTTCTCTGTAAAACGGATATCTTCAGCAGTGTATTTGTTCTTGCCTTCATTGAATCCTTGTGCATTCATCGGATTCTTTTTCTCGGCATCGGGACCTTCTCCAAAGGTGGTCCAGGGGCGAGTGTCAAAGATAGATTCTTTATTAATATCCATCCATCCTGCTATTCCTTCTAACACAGCTACTTCTTTATCGTCGATGGTTCCATCACCGCGAACAGGGATATTTAGTAAAAGATTGCCGTTTTTACTTACTATATCTGCAAGCATTTGTATTACTGTCTTTGCTGATTTATATTGATTGTTATCGTAAACAGAGCGATTATAGTGCCAATCTCCGATGCACGAACATGTTTGCCATGCTTTTTCCTGCATCTTGTCGGGAGCACCTCTTTCAACATCCCAGACAATGCACTCTTTTTGCTCTGGTGTAAGAACCTTCCCAAAAATAACTGCATCCAGCTTTCCATTGTTTCTCTTCATATTACTATTGTAAAAGTCGGCAGCAATACGTAGTCCGGCATCACTTACAGGCCATAGAGGAAGAGCCGTATCATCAAAATAGAGTAAATCGGGATTGTATTTATTAATCATATCAACAGTCCTGTCATAAAAATTGTCGCAATATTCCTTGCTGGGAACTGATGCACCATCTGCCCAATCCCATTGAGAATGGATGGCACCGTGATTCTGACTTTTACTACTAAGCTCATGATTCTGTGCGTATAGTTCCTGCGGATCTAAACCATCCCACCATTGTCCTTTTCCATCTTTTTTAGTAAGTTTCCCATCATAAGGAATTCCGGCTAGAGGGCCTTGTTTGTCGGCTCCCTGAGCTGTTTCATACCAGGTCCATGCGTGTGAGGCATGAATACTTACTCCAAATGGTAAGCCGTTGTGTTTGGCAGCCTTGGCCCAACCTCCCAGTATATCTTTCTTGGGACCTATTTTAGTGGAGTTCCAGTTATGATATTTGCTATCCCATAAATCGAAATTGTCATGGTGATTGCCCATTGCAAAGAAGTATTGCGCACCTGCACGTTTATACAGTTTCACTAGTTTTTCCGGATCCCACTTTTCGGCTTTCCATTCATGGATAACATCTTTGAAGCCGAACTTTG encodes the following:
- a CDS encoding L-rhamnose mutarotase; translated protein: METKETGYRVQEYNGPVKRYCQTLDLKDDPELIAEYRKRHSEAEAWPEILNGIREVGILEMEIYILGTCLFMIVETPLDFDWDSAMNKLATLPLQVEWEEYMSIFQVSEPGASSAEKWKLMDRMFHLYNT
- a CDS encoding alpha-L-fucosidase, producing MKNILFATLFITLFGQTSFAQGNGQSASTSKEPMQTGKFEPTWESLKQYEVPEWYRNAKFGIWAHWGPQCQPEDGDWYGRGMYEEGSRQYKSHLKKYGHPSKFGFKDVIHEWKAEKWDPEKLVKLYKRAGAQYFFAMGNHHDNFDLWDSKYHNWNSTKIGPKKDILGGWAKAAKHNGLPFGVSIHASHAWTWYETAQGADKQGPLAGIPYDGKLTKKDGKGQWWDGLDPQELYAQNHELSSKSQNHGAIHSQWDWADGASVPSKEYCDNFYDRTVDMINKYNPDLLYFDDTALPLWPVSDAGLRIAADFYNSNMKRNNGKLDAVIFGKVLTPEQKECIVWDVERGAPDKMQEKAWQTCSCIGDWHYNRSVYDNNQYKSAKTVIQMLADIVSKNGNLLLNIPVRGDGTIDDKEVAVLEGIAGWMDINKESIFDTRPWTTFGEGPDAEKKNPMNAQGFNEGKNKYTAEDIRFTEKKGTLYAIVMEWPENGKIVIKSLSANSPNYDKEIKKVQLLGHGKISFTRDSSGLIVTLPEQKSKNMPLVLKINN